The following proteins come from a genomic window of Neptunomonas concharum:
- a CDS encoding acyl-CoA dehydrogenase family protein: MNFTLTEDQAMIQDMAKKFAQSELAPVADKLDKEGDRALFLTNLKQLAELGFMGLNIDETYGGANAGTIVFSLAVTEIARACASTAVTMSVTNMVAEVIQAIASEEQKSYYLPKLCSGEYAAGGFCLTESTAGSDPSNMKTTAVLEGDEWVLNGAKQYITSAEFAGVFVVWAVTDSSLPKGKGISCFLVEKDAPGLSISKAEHKMGQHASSTNEVLFDNCRVPKNALMGELNQGFKIAVGELAGGRIGIGSLALGVGLAAMDYARTYITEREQFGQPLSNFQGLQWMMADAFTDLEAARLLLMNAADKKAKGLPFSKEASMAKLFASEKANKACYTALQLLGGAGYIKEYPLERYARDVRITSIYEGTSEIQRVIIARELLREIV, from the coding sequence ATGAATTTTACGCTGACAGAAGACCAAGCCATGATTCAGGATATGGCAAAAAAGTTCGCCCAGAGCGAGCTTGCGCCGGTGGCGGATAAACTGGATAAAGAGGGTGATCGGGCACTGTTCCTTACGAATCTTAAGCAGCTTGCTGAGCTGGGGTTTATGGGGCTCAATATTGACGAAACCTACGGTGGTGCGAATGCAGGTACGATTGTATTCAGCTTGGCTGTGACCGAAATAGCACGCGCCTGCGCTTCAACAGCCGTCACTATGTCAGTGACTAATATGGTGGCTGAAGTGATACAGGCTATCGCCTCAGAGGAGCAAAAAAGTTATTACTTACCTAAACTCTGTAGTGGCGAGTATGCCGCTGGTGGTTTTTGCTTAACAGAATCCACCGCAGGGTCTGATCCGTCAAACATGAAAACTACGGCAGTGCTTGAGGGTGATGAATGGGTGCTCAATGGGGCAAAACAATACATCACTAGCGCCGAGTTTGCGGGTGTATTTGTTGTTTGGGCTGTGACCGATAGCAGTCTACCCAAAGGTAAAGGGATCTCCTGTTTCTTGGTAGAGAAGGATGCGCCAGGCCTATCGATATCCAAAGCCGAGCATAAAATGGGGCAGCATGCTTCATCTACCAATGAAGTCTTGTTCGATAACTGCCGCGTACCCAAAAACGCACTGATGGGTGAGCTAAATCAGGGCTTTAAAATTGCTGTGGGTGAATTGGCGGGCGGGCGTATCGGTATTGGTTCATTGGCTTTGGGTGTAGGCCTAGCGGCGATGGACTATGCGCGTACTTATATTACGGAGCGAGAGCAGTTTGGCCAGCCACTATCCAACTTCCAAGGGCTTCAGTGGATGATGGCCGATGCCTTCACTGATTTGGAAGCTGCGCGTTTACTGCTGATGAATGCAGCTGATAAAAAGGCAAAAGGCCTACCTTTCTCAAAAGAAGCCTCTATGGCGAAGCTATTTGCTTCTGAGAAAGCCAATAAGGCCTGTTATACCGCATTGCAGTTACTTGGCGGGGCCGGTTATATCAAGGAGTACCCACTGGAGCGCTATGCCCGGGATGTGCGTATCACCTCCATTTACGAGGGTACCAGCGAAATCCAGCGCGTTATTATTGCACGCGAGTTACTACGTGAGATTGTTTAA
- a CDS encoding AraC family transcriptional regulator — protein MATVDIHYIKAALNCNFRNGIDIESLLTDVNINHDLLSTPGARVSGEQMTRLVKLTWASLQDEFMGCTPYPCKQGVFALMTRHALHYESLQAILEQGIHFYNLFTNDIQMRLVQRGHNVELIAHFTHPEADPDHFYQEFWLVIWHRFASWVIGKKIPLIQVSFPYPKPAHHMELKYLFPCRHLFNRSELKFSFDARYLNHQPVRTQRELSHFLKHSPADLITIPGDEKSVKTSIRSLLLSNQKEALICPPFEEIAQRFGMSTQTLRRKLKSEGSAYPQIKDEIRRDLAIEKLYSQKLSITEISNLLGYSEPRSFTRAFKQWTGLTPKAYLNSKR, from the coding sequence ATGGCAACCGTAGATATTCATTACATAAAAGCAGCACTCAATTGCAACTTTCGTAACGGTATTGATATTGAAAGCCTCTTAACTGACGTCAATATCAACCATGATCTACTCTCAACACCCGGTGCCAGAGTCTCTGGTGAGCAAATGACCCGTCTCGTTAAGCTGACATGGGCCTCGCTGCAAGATGAATTTATGGGATGTACGCCATACCCCTGCAAGCAGGGCGTTTTCGCTTTGATGACTCGCCATGCGCTGCACTATGAATCGCTGCAAGCGATCCTTGAGCAAGGTATTCACTTCTATAACCTGTTCACAAACGATATCCAAATGCGCCTTGTTCAGCGAGGGCATAACGTTGAGCTCATTGCCCATTTCACTCACCCAGAAGCAGACCCCGACCATTTCTATCAGGAGTTTTGGCTGGTTATCTGGCACCGTTTTGCAAGCTGGGTAATTGGTAAAAAGATTCCTCTCATTCAGGTAAGCTTTCCATACCCTAAACCCGCCCACCATATGGAATTAAAATACCTATTCCCCTGTCGGCATCTATTTAATCGCTCAGAACTAAAGTTTAGTTTTGATGCTCGCTATCTCAATCATCAGCCCGTCAGAACCCAACGAGAGCTATCCCACTTTCTTAAACACTCCCCGGCAGACCTCATCACAATCCCTGGGGATGAAAAAAGCGTTAAAACCAGCATCCGCTCATTGCTTCTTTCCAACCAAAAAGAGGCACTGATCTGCCCTCCTTTTGAAGAGATCGCACAACGATTTGGCATGAGTACGCAAACCTTACGACGTAAACTAAAAAGCGAAGGAAGCGCCTACCCTCAGATTAAAGATGAGATTCGACGAGACCTCGCCATAGAAAAGCTCTACTCGCAAAAGCTATCCATTACAGAGATCAGTAACCTGTTAGGCTACAGTGAACCCCGCTCATTCACCCGCGCTTTTAAACAGTGGACAGGCCTGACCCCCAAAGCTTACTTAAACAGTAAACGATAG